The Streptomyces sp. NBC_00670 genome window below encodes:
- a CDS encoding ectoine synthase, with product MIVRSFKEVEGTDRHIKSESGTWESKRIVLAKEKVGFSVHETILYANTETSMWYANHIEAVVCTEGEAELTDRETGQTYTITPGTMYLLNGHERHTLKVKEKDFHCICVFNPPVTGREDHDENGVYPLITEEV from the coding sequence GTGATCGTCCGATCGTTCAAGGAAGTCGAAGGCACCGACCGGCACATCAAGTCCGAGTCCGGTACCTGGGAGAGCAAGCGCATCGTCCTCGCCAAGGAGAAGGTCGGCTTCTCCGTGCACGAGACGATTCTCTACGCGAACACGGAGACGTCGATGTGGTACGCCAACCACATCGAGGCCGTCGTCTGCACCGAGGGCGAGGCGGAGCTCACCGACCGCGAGACCGGGCAGACGTACACGATCACCCCCGGCACGATGTACCTCCTCAACGGCCACGAGCGGCACACGCTCAAGGTCAAGGAGAAGGACTTCCACTGCATCTGCGTGTTCAACCCGCCCGTGACCGGACGGGAGGACCACGACGAGAACGGCGTCTACCCCCTGATCACCGAGGAGGTGTGA
- a CDS encoding pyridoxal-phosphate-dependent aminotransferase family protein → MTHPLLDLPPLTAARFAAVEDRVARLLGTRNDVVIMQGEALLPLEGAIRGCAGPGTTALNVITGPYGQTFGDWLRDCGATVIDLAVPFHTAVTAERVRAAFEEHPEIDFVSLVHAEAATGNTNPVAEISEVVRERGALLYLDAVASVAAEPVRVDAWGVDLCVIGGQKAMGGPAGVSAVSVSERAWARMAANPRAPRRSYLSLLDWKERWIDGGRVALPHAPAQLEMLALEACLERIEERGLDAVMAAHAAAATAMRAGVRALGGGLEPYVYEAREAAPVATTVRVRGGVDASALVARAVAVDAGVPLVAGGGVLAREMVRVNHYGADAGVEVVRRCLVALGAALEELGVGGVDVEGAVRVVGG, encoded by the coding sequence GTGACCCACCCCCTGCTGGACCTGCCCCCGCTGACCGCCGCGCGCTTCGCCGCCGTCGAGGACCGGGTGGCCCGGCTGCTCGGCACGCGGAACGACGTGGTGATCATGCAGGGCGAGGCGCTGCTGCCGCTGGAGGGCGCGATCCGCGGCTGCGCCGGGCCCGGCACCACCGCGCTGAACGTGATCACCGGGCCGTACGGGCAGACCTTCGGGGACTGGCTGCGTGACTGCGGGGCCACGGTGATCGATCTCGCGGTGCCGTTCCACACGGCGGTGACCGCGGAGCGGGTGCGGGCGGCGTTCGAGGAGCACCCGGAGATCGACTTCGTCTCGCTGGTGCACGCGGAGGCGGCCACCGGCAACACCAACCCGGTCGCGGAGATCAGCGAGGTCGTACGGGAGCGGGGCGCCCTGCTCTACCTGGACGCGGTGGCCTCGGTCGCGGCGGAGCCGGTGCGGGTGGACGCGTGGGGCGTCGACCTGTGCGTGATCGGCGGCCAGAAGGCGATGGGCGGCCCGGCGGGCGTGTCGGCGGTGTCGGTGAGCGAGCGGGCGTGGGCGCGGATGGCGGCGAATCCGCGGGCGCCGCGGCGGTCGTATCTGTCGCTCCTCGACTGGAAGGAGCGGTGGATCGACGGGGGCCGGGTCGCGCTGCCGCACGCGCCGGCGCAGCTGGAGATGCTGGCGCTCGAGGCGTGTCTGGAGCGGATCGAGGAACGGGGGCTCGATGCGGTGATGGCCGCGCACGCCGCCGCGGCGACCGCGATGCGGGCGGGGGTGCGGGCGCTGGGGGGCGGTCTTGAGCCGTACGTGTACGAGGCGCGGGAGGCGGCGCCGGTGGCGACGACCGTGCGGGTGCGGGGCGGTGTGGACGCCTCCGCGCTCGTGGCGCGGGCGGTGGCTGTGGACGCGGGTGTGCCGTTGGTGGCCGGCGGGGGTGTGCTGGCGCGGGAGATGGTGCGGGTGAATCACTACGGGGCGGATGCGGGGGTGGAGGTCGTGCGGCGGTGTCTGGTCGCGCTGGGCGCGGCGTTGGAGGAGCTGGGTGTGGGTGGGGTGGATGTGGAGGGGGCGGTGCGGGTGGTGGGGGGTTGA
- the ectA gene encoding diaminobutyrate acetyltransferase codes for MTGNTGEPRTDRPDVADGAALWRIAKDSGTLDLNSSYSYLLWCRDFAGTSVVARAADGTPVGFVTAYLRPDRPSTLLVWQVAVDASHRGRGLAARLLDDLAAHVVAEYGVTGLETTISPGNTASERLFASFARRHGATVEREVLFETERFPDGPHDPEVLHRIGPLSADSAPAAPAA; via the coding sequence ATGACCGGAAACACCGGAGAACCACGTACAGACCGTCCGGACGTGGCGGACGGCGCCGCACTGTGGCGCATCGCCAAGGACTCCGGAACCCTCGACCTCAACTCCTCCTACAGCTACCTGCTGTGGTGCCGTGACTTCGCCGGCACCTCGGTGGTGGCCCGTGCCGCCGACGGCACCCCCGTCGGATTCGTGACCGCCTATCTGCGCCCCGACCGCCCCAGCACCCTGCTGGTCTGGCAGGTCGCCGTCGACGCCTCCCACCGCGGCCGCGGCCTCGCCGCCCGACTGCTCGACGATCTGGCCGCCCATGTCGTCGCCGAGTACGGCGTGACCGGACTCGAGACGACCATCAGCCCCGGCAACACCGCCTCCGAGCGCCTGTTCGCCTCGTTCGCCCGCCGCCACGGTGCGACCGTCGAGCGCGAGGTGCTGTTCGAGACGGAGCGGTTCCCCGACGGTCCGCACGACCCCGAGGTGCTGCACCGCATAGGCCCGCTGTCCGCCGACAGCGCCCCGGCCGCCCCCGCCGCCTGA
- a CDS encoding transporter substrate-binding domain-containing protein encodes MNTVPGRRTRVLTATAAVAGLLLAAGCSSGGDDGGKKATTKGVPLVKAGQITTCTHLPYPPFQSEIDGKVQGFDVSLVDLVADDLGVKQAIVDTPFENFKTGAFLNSGQCDLAAAGMTITDERKKNVDFSDPYFEATQAVLVSKKSGLTSLADVKAKGKKLGAQAQTTGEDYAREKGFDPVSFESSDAVLNGLRTGQVQAVVIDYPVVQGWLKDKANADAFEVADNINTGEQYGFTVKKGNSKLLAAINKALAEAKSDGTYKKLYEKWIGPYDESAASPSATTSASASAS; translated from the coding sequence GTGAACACGGTCCCCGGACGCCGGACCCGCGTGCTGACCGCCACCGCCGCGGTCGCCGGACTGCTGCTCGCGGCCGGTTGTTCCTCCGGCGGCGACGACGGCGGGAAGAAGGCCACCACCAAGGGCGTGCCCCTGGTCAAGGCCGGCCAGATCACCACCTGCACCCATCTGCCGTACCCCCCGTTCCAGTCCGAGATCGACGGCAAGGTGCAGGGCTTCGACGTCTCCCTCGTCGACCTGGTCGCGGACGACCTCGGGGTGAAGCAGGCGATCGTCGACACGCCGTTCGAGAACTTCAAGACCGGCGCCTTCCTCAACTCCGGCCAGTGCGACCTCGCCGCCGCCGGTATGACGATCACCGACGAGCGCAAGAAGAACGTCGACTTCTCCGACCCGTACTTCGAGGCCACCCAGGCCGTCCTGGTGAGCAAGAAGAGCGGCCTCACCTCGCTCGCCGACGTCAAGGCCAAGGGCAAGAAGCTCGGCGCCCAGGCGCAGACCACCGGCGAGGACTACGCCCGCGAGAAGGGCTTCGACCCGGTCTCCTTCGAGTCCTCCGACGCCGTCCTCAACGGCCTGCGCACCGGCCAGGTCCAGGCCGTCGTCATCGACTACCCGGTCGTCCAGGGCTGGCTGAAGGACAAGGCCAACGCCGACGCCTTCGAGGTCGCCGACAACATCAACACCGGTGAGCAGTACGGCTTCACGGTGAAGAAGGGCAACAGCAAGCTGCTCGCCGCCATCAACAAGGCGCTCGCCGAGGCCAAGTCCGACGGCACGTACAAGAAGCTGTACGAGAAGTGGATCGGCCCGTACGACGAGTCGGCCGCGTCCCCGTCGGCCACCACGTCCGCCTCCGCTTCCGCCTCATGA
- the ectB gene encoding diaminobutyrate--2-oxoglutarate transaminase — protein sequence MTITQPDLSVFETLESEVRSYCRGWPAVFDRARGSRMYDEDGHGYLDFFAGAGSLNYGHNNPVLKRALIDYLERDGVTHGLDMSTTAKRQFLQTFQDLVLRPRDLPFKVMFPGPTGTNAVESALKLARKVKGREAIVSFTNAFHGMSLGSLAVTGNAFKRAGAGVPLVHGTPMPFDNYFDGTVEDFLWFERLLEDQGSGLNKPAAVIVETVQGEGGINVARPEWLRALAELCERQDMLLIVDDIQMGCGRTGAFFSFEEAGITPDIVTVSKSISGYGLPMSLCLFKPELDVWEPGEHNGTFRGNNPAFVTATAALETYWTDGSAMEKQTRARGEQVEQALISITEENLADVKEYRGRGLVWGLEFHDKERAGRVARRAFDLGLLIETSGPESEVVKLLPALTTTGEELDEGLRILARAVRETA from the coding sequence GTGACCATCACCCAGCCCGACCTCAGCGTCTTCGAGACCCTCGAATCCGAGGTACGCAGTTACTGCCGCGGCTGGCCCGCCGTCTTCGACCGCGCCCGGGGCAGCCGTATGTACGACGAGGACGGCCACGGCTACCTCGACTTCTTCGCCGGCGCCGGCTCACTCAACTACGGCCACAACAACCCCGTACTGAAACGCGCGCTGATCGACTACCTGGAGCGGGACGGCGTCACGCACGGGCTCGACATGTCGACCACCGCCAAACGGCAGTTCCTCCAGACCTTCCAGGACCTGGTGCTGCGCCCGCGCGACCTGCCGTTCAAGGTGATGTTCCCCGGCCCGACCGGCACCAACGCCGTGGAGTCGGCGCTGAAGCTGGCCCGCAAGGTGAAGGGGCGCGAGGCGATCGTGTCGTTCACCAATGCCTTCCACGGCATGTCGCTGGGTTCGCTCGCCGTCACCGGCAACGCGTTCAAGCGGGCCGGCGCCGGTGTTCCGCTGGTGCACGGCACGCCGATGCCGTTCGACAACTACTTCGACGGCACCGTCGAGGACTTCCTCTGGTTCGAGCGGCTGCTCGAGGACCAGGGCTCCGGCCTCAACAAGCCCGCCGCCGTGATCGTCGAGACGGTGCAGGGCGAGGGCGGCATCAACGTCGCCCGGCCCGAGTGGCTGCGTGCGCTGGCGGAGCTGTGCGAGCGGCAGGACATGCTGCTGATCGTCGACGACATCCAGATGGGCTGCGGCCGTACCGGCGCGTTCTTCTCCTTCGAGGAGGCCGGCATCACGCCCGACATCGTCACGGTCTCCAAGTCCATCAGCGGCTACGGGCTGCCGATGTCGCTGTGCCTGTTCAAGCCCGAGCTCGACGTGTGGGAGCCGGGCGAGCACAACGGCACCTTCCGCGGCAACAACCCGGCGTTCGTCACCGCCACCGCCGCGCTGGAGACGTACTGGACCGACGGCTCCGCCATGGAGAAGCAGACCCGCGCCCGCGGGGAGCAGGTCGAGCAGGCGCTCATCTCCATCACCGAGGAGAACCTGGCCGACGTCAAGGAGTACCGCGGCCGCGGTCTGGTCTGGGGCCTGGAGTTCCACGACAAGGAGCGGGCCGGGCGCGTCGCCCGTCGCGCCTTCGACCTCGGCCTGCTGATCGAGACCTCCGGTCCGGAGAGCGAGGTCGTCAAGCTGCTGCCCGCGCTCACCACGACCGGCGAGGAGCTGGACGAGGGTCTGCGGATCCTCGCCCGCGCGGTCCGCGAGACGGCCTGA
- the thpD gene encoding ectoine hydroxylase: MTAPTTTSAGSGVTDLYPTRGATEVSVPRQDPVVWGSPDTPGPVPAGDLRNLDRDGFLAIDQLISEDEAGAYRAELERLVADPAIRADERSIVEPKSQEIRSVFEVHRISEVFANLVRDERVVGRARQILGSDVYVHQSRINVKPGFGASGFYWHSDFETWHAEDGLPNMRTVSVSIALTENYDTNGGLMIMPGSHKTFLGCAGATPKDNYKKSLQMQDAGTPSDEALTSMASEYGIKLFTGRPGSATWFDCNCMHGSGDNITPYPRSNVFIVFNSVENAAVEPFAAPVRRPSFIGAQDFTPVK, from the coding sequence ATGACCGCTCCCACCACCACATCCGCCGGTTCCGGCGTCACCGACCTCTACCCCACCCGCGGCGCCACCGAGGTGTCCGTGCCCCGGCAGGACCCGGTCGTCTGGGGCTCCCCGGACACGCCCGGACCGGTCCCGGCGGGCGATCTGCGGAACCTCGACCGCGACGGCTTCCTCGCCATCGACCAGCTGATCAGCGAGGACGAGGCCGGCGCGTACCGCGCGGAACTGGAGCGGCTGGTCGCCGACCCGGCGATCCGGGCCGACGAGCGGTCGATCGTCGAGCCGAAGTCGCAGGAGATCCGTTCGGTCTTCGAGGTGCACCGGATCAGCGAGGTGTTCGCCAACCTGGTGCGCGACGAGCGTGTCGTCGGCCGGGCGCGGCAGATCCTCGGCTCGGACGTGTACGTCCACCAGTCGCGGATCAACGTCAAGCCGGGCTTCGGGGCCAGCGGTTTCTACTGGCACTCGGACTTCGAGACCTGGCACGCCGAGGACGGTCTGCCGAACATGCGGACGGTGTCCGTCTCGATCGCGCTGACCGAGAACTACGACACCAACGGCGGCCTCATGATCATGCCGGGGTCGCACAAGACGTTCCTCGGGTGTGCGGGGGCCACGCCGAAGGACAACTACAAGAAGTCGCTCCAGATGCAGGACGCGGGCACGCCGTCGGACGAGGCTCTGACCTCGATGGCGAGCGAGTACGGCATCAAGCTCTTCACGGGCAGGCCGGGCTCGGCGACGTGGTTCGACTGCAACTGCATGCACGGTTCCGGCGACAACATCACGCCGTATCCGCGCAGCAACGTGTTCATCGTGTTCAACAGCGTGGAGAACGCGGCGGTGGAGCCGTTCGCGGCGCCGGTGCGCCGGCCGTCGTTCATCGGCGCGCAGGACTTCACGCCGGTGAAGTGA
- a CDS encoding amino acid ABC transporter permease encodes MTDTGTDTALQPRKSGLTRRQKRALSRGAQYVVFVAAVVALAVGADWGRLQNQFAQADLAKQLFPDIITLALKNTVLYTLSGFVVGLVLGMVIALMRLSSVGPYRWVSGIYIEIFRGLPALLIFIFVGVAVPLAFPGTEIPGGTYGKVAIALGLVSAAYMAETIRAGIQAVPKGQMEAARSLGFSHARAMVSVIIPQAFRIVIPPLTNELVLLFKDSSLVLFLGVTLEERELAKFGRDLASQTANSTPILVAGLCYLLVTVPLGFVVRRLEAKAGEATK; translated from the coding sequence ATGACGGACACCGGCACCGACACCGCCCTCCAGCCCAGGAAGTCCGGCCTGACCCGGCGGCAGAAGCGCGCGCTCTCGCGGGGCGCGCAGTACGTCGTCTTCGTCGCCGCCGTGGTCGCGCTCGCGGTGGGCGCCGACTGGGGGCGACTGCAGAACCAGTTCGCCCAGGCGGACCTGGCCAAGCAGCTGTTCCCGGACATCATCACGCTGGCCCTGAAGAACACCGTGCTCTACACGCTGTCCGGCTTCGTCGTCGGCCTCGTGCTCGGCATGGTGATCGCGCTGATGCGGCTGTCGTCCGTGGGCCCGTACCGCTGGGTCTCCGGCATCTACATCGAGATCTTCCGCGGCCTGCCCGCCCTGCTGATCTTCATCTTCGTCGGGGTGGCCGTCCCGCTGGCCTTCCCCGGCACGGAGATCCCCGGCGGCACGTACGGCAAGGTCGCCATCGCGCTCGGCCTGGTCTCCGCCGCGTACATGGCGGAGACGATCCGGGCCGGCATCCAGGCGGTGCCCAAGGGGCAGATGGAGGCGGCCCGCTCGCTGGGCTTCTCGCACGCCCGCGCCATGGTCTCCGTCATCATCCCGCAGGCGTTCCGCATCGTGATCCCGCCGCTCACCAACGAGCTCGTCCTCCTCTTCAAGGACTCCTCGCTGGTGCTGTTCCTCGGCGTCACGCTGGAGGAACGCGAACTGGCGAAGTTCGGCCGCGACCTGGCGAGCCAGACCGCCAACTCCACGCCGATCCTGGTCGCCGGCCTGTGCTATCTGCTGGTCACCGTGCCGCTCGGCTTCGTCGTCCGGCGTCTCGAGGCCAAGGCCGGGGAGGCCACCAAGTGA